The following coding sequences lie in one Ostrea edulis chromosome 8, xbOstEdul1.1, whole genome shotgun sequence genomic window:
- the LOC130049612 gene encoding uncharacterized protein LOC130049612: MELRFGKSSLRATSQLEFSSIAQKPEETIEQWADRVMDTAQKAFGSGTSPEIFQEQLIVRFALGCSDGTKVGEATPAVSVESNDPTVRRMSVGGENSHQHIARLLEQLDKSAPVEVESQAVELVKEFADIFAVNDLDLGNFSEIKQRIDTGDALPVKQRMRRTPAVFQGEEEGHLDKMLEAGVIQPSSSDWASAPVLVRKKDGNVRWCVDYRALN, translated from the exons ATGGAGTTGAGGTTTGGGAAAAGTTCCCTTAGGGCAACCTCGCAGCTGGAATTTAGTTCAATAGCCCAAAAGCCAGAAGAAACAATAGAACAGTGGGCGGATAGAGTCATGGACACTGCCCAGAAAGCGTTTGGTAGTGGAACATCGCCTGAAATATTCCAAGAACAGCTTATTGTGAGATTTGCTCTTGGCTGCAGTGATG GTACCAAAGTAGGGGAGGCAACCCCTGCTGTTTCGGTTGAAAGTAACGACCCCACAGTGCGCCGTATGTCAGTAGGTGGGGAAAACAGTCATCAGCATATTGCCCGACTCCTAGAGCAGTTAGATAAGAGCGCGCCTGTGGAGGTCGAGTCCCAGGCTGTAGAGCTAGTTAAGGAATTTGCTGACATCTTTGCTGTGAATGACCTGGATCTAGGAAATTTTTCCGAGATCAAGCAAAGGATAGATACTGGTGATGCACTTCCCGTTAAGCAGCGGATGCGCCGCACTCCTGCTGTGTTTCAGGGGGAGGAAGAGGGTCATTTAGACAAGATGCTAGAGGCCGGAGTCATCCAGCCATCTTCCTCGGACTGGGCGTCAGCGCCAGTTCTAGTCAGGAAGAAGGATGGCAATGTCCGCTGGTGTGTGGATTACAGGGCTTTAAATTAA
- the LOC130049438 gene encoding uncharacterized protein LOC130049438, which produces MSSVTNTATNWYFCAAPGCSSDDRKKGRYGYMQDVQFFAFPSKKKAPIDRRKWLDLLRRDNFDPSRKARVCSLHFVDRKPTEKHPFPELFMHNNFKESKMIRPNTAITKREHAFELDKENNNCKENPQTCNDNEITPMMVDCVTEEASVNSNGLNGCWPVANEVEIAEMETVTCNPMPEKIAMDHSYTGVRAVFSCVESSTQTDLKMTDIGAMEQRVKELDDPDKLLRDLFEEKVTKDDSSIRHYTGIPSKKILDGAFDILTRASPDLKYWSGQTSSTKKGYQTGDVHQPKKTGPKRKLTRYQEFLLTLVRLRLALTTFLLGDLFGVSASRVSQIFTTWINYMAVTFTPLLKWPSQDVIKRFRPGSFKLNFQM; this is translated from the exons ATGTCGTCTGTTACGAATACCGCCACAAATTGGTACTTTTGTGCTGCTCCGGGTTGTTCATCCGACGATAGAAAGAAAGGGAGGTATGGATACATGCAAGATGTTCAGTTCTTTGCTTTTCCCTCGAAAAAGAAAGCTCCAATTGATAGAAGAAAATGGCTGGATCTCCTGCGCCGAGACAATTTTGACCCCTCGAGGAAAGCAAGAGTCTGTTCCTTGCATTTCGTGGACAGAAAACCAACGGAGAAGCACCCGTTTCCAGAACTCTTTATGCACAACAACTTCAAAGAGAGCAAAATG ATCCGTCCAAATACTGCCATCACCAAGAGAGAGCACGCTTTTGAATTAGACAAAGAAAACAACAACTGCAAAGAAAATCCTCAAACATGCAATGACAATGAAATTACACCTATGATG GTTGATTGTGTCACTGAGGAAGCTTCTGTCAATTCAAATGGCTTAAATGGCTGCTGGCCTGTTGCAAACGAGGTCGAGATAGCAGAAATGGAAACAGTTACATGTAATCCAATGCCAG AAAAAATTGCAATGGACCACAGCTACACTGGAGTCAGAGCAGTCTTTAGCTGTGTTGAGAGTTCAACACAAACTGATCTGAAAATGACAGATATTGGTGCAATGGAGCAGAGAGTAAAAGAACTCGATGATCCAGACAAACTGCTACGAGACTTGTTTGAGGAAAAGGTCACGAAAGATGATTCGAGCATCCGACATTACACTGGAATCCCATCAAAGAAGATCCTTGATGGTGCATTTG ATATTCTTACTAGAGCTTCACCAGATTTAAAATACTGGTCAGGCCAAACCAGTTCAACAAAGAAAGGCTACCAAACTGGAGATGTTCACCAACCCAAGAAGACCGGGCCAAAGAGAAAGCTTACTCGATACCAGGAATTTCTGTTGACTCTAGTGAGACTGCGTTTGGCTCTTACAACATTTCTTTTGGGAGACTTATTTGGTGTCTCAGCATCGAGGGTGTCCCAAATTTTCACTACATGGATAAATTATATGGCTGTCACATTCACACCACTTTTGAAATGGCCATCTCAGGATGTAATTAAACGTTTTCGACCTGGATCATTCAAACTAAATTTCCAAATGTAA